In Streptomyces sp. NBC_00704, a genomic segment contains:
- the efeO gene encoding iron uptake system protein EfeO, producing the protein MRAARLSAVTAVAAVTALAAVTGCTSKSDAKDGDRVIGVTATDSTCETSKKEIPAGHVELAVENKGSKVTEVYLLFPDDRIVSERENIGPGTKQRVTAEVKAGEYRIACKPGMKGDGIRQTLKVTGGSAAQRDPRLDKAVAAYRAYAQTQADETLPKAAVFAAAVKTGNIEAAKKAYAPSRIGWERTEPVAESFGDIDPLVDVRADGLESGQKWTGWHRLEKALWQDKKIGPEEKTLADKLVTDLTDWQNRVGKAVITPTSMANGAKELLDEVATGKVTGEEERYSHTDLVDFKANVEGAQQSYELLKPVAKENDGALVTELDKQFAALDALLDKYRPNTTSYEFTSYDKVGAAGRKELSDAVNALAEPLSKLAAAVAK; encoded by the coding sequence ATGCGAGCCGCCAGACTGTCCGCCGTCACCGCCGTAGCCGCCGTCACGGCTCTGGCCGCCGTCACCGGCTGCACCTCCAAGAGCGACGCGAAGGACGGCGACCGGGTCATCGGCGTGACCGCCACCGACTCCACGTGCGAGACCTCCAAGAAGGAGATCCCCGCCGGGCACGTCGAACTGGCCGTCGAGAACAAGGGCTCCAAGGTCACCGAGGTCTACCTGCTCTTCCCCGACGACCGGATCGTCAGCGAGCGCGAGAACATCGGCCCCGGCACCAAGCAGCGCGTCACCGCCGAGGTGAAGGCCGGCGAGTACCGCATCGCCTGCAAGCCGGGCATGAAGGGCGACGGCATCCGCCAGACCCTCAAGGTCACCGGCGGCTCGGCCGCCCAGCGCGACCCCCGGCTGGACAAGGCCGTCGCCGCCTACCGCGCCTACGCGCAGACCCAGGCCGACGAGACGCTCCCGAAGGCCGCCGTCTTCGCCGCCGCGGTCAAGACCGGGAACATCGAGGCCGCCAAGAAGGCGTACGCGCCCTCGCGCATCGGCTGGGAGCGCACCGAGCCGGTCGCCGAGTCGTTCGGCGACATCGACCCGCTGGTCGACGTCCGCGCCGACGGCCTGGAGAGCGGCCAGAAGTGGACCGGCTGGCACCGGCTGGAGAAGGCCCTCTGGCAGGACAAGAAGATCGGCCCCGAGGAGAAGACCCTCGCCGACAAGCTCGTCACCGACCTGACCGACTGGCAGAACCGGGTCGGCAAGGCCGTGATCACCCCGACCTCCATGGCCAACGGCGCCAAGGAACTCCTCGACGAGGTCGCCACCGGCAAGGTCACCGGCGAGGAGGAGCGCTACTCGCACACCGACCTGGTCGACTTCAAGGCCAACGTCGAGGGCGCGCAGCAGTCCTACGAGCTGCTCAAGCCGGTCGCCAAGGAGAACGACGGGGCCCTGGTCACCGAGCTGGACAAGCAGTTCGCCGCGCTGGACGCGCTGCTGGACAAGTACCGCCCGAACACGACGTCGTACGAGTTCACCTCCTACGACAAGGTCGGCGCCGCCGGCCGCAAGGAGCTGTCGGACGCGGTCAACGCGCTCGCCGAGCCCCTGTCCAAGCTCGCCGCCGCCGTCGCCAAGTAA
- the efeB gene encoding iron uptake transporter deferrochelatase/peroxidase subunit — translation MTESENPDSPDSPENAENPGNRAGGPSRRSLIGWGGAGLAIGAAAAGGAVAMTRAGNDVDPAGADTGAAVGFHGANQAGIATPVQDRLHFAAFDVTTTDRDEFVRLLKDWTEAARRMTAGKAVGEGAYGGLPEAPPDDTGEALGLKPSRLTLTVGFGPSLFKKFDLADRRPDALVDLPTFAGDALDPARSNGDLCVQACADDPQVAVHAIRNLARIGMGKVVIRWSQLGFGKTSSTTPDAQTPRNLMGFKDGTRNIAGTETDRLKKFVWVGDKDVDAKSAWMVGGSYLVARRIRMHIETWDRTPLQEQEDIFGRDKGEGAPVGKAKERDEPFLKAMKPDAHVRLAHPDANHGSTILRRGYSFTDGTDGLGRLEAGLFFLAYMRDVGNGFVRIQRNLATDALNEYIQHVGSAVFAVPPGVRDKDDWWGRTLFSEEA, via the coding sequence ATGACGGAGTCGGAGAACCCGGACAGCCCGGACAGCCCGGAGAACGCGGAGAACCCGGGGAACAGGGCCGGAGGCCCGTCCCGGCGGTCGCTGATCGGCTGGGGCGGCGCCGGGCTCGCGATCGGCGCCGCCGCGGCCGGCGGCGCGGTCGCGATGACCCGCGCCGGCAACGACGTCGACCCGGCGGGCGCCGACACGGGCGCCGCCGTCGGCTTCCACGGCGCCAACCAGGCGGGCATCGCCACCCCCGTGCAGGACCGGCTGCACTTCGCCGCGTTCGACGTGACGACGACCGACCGCGACGAGTTCGTCCGGCTGCTCAAGGACTGGACGGAGGCGGCCCGCCGGATGACGGCCGGGAAGGCGGTCGGTGAAGGCGCCTACGGCGGTCTGCCCGAGGCCCCGCCGGACGACACCGGTGAGGCGCTGGGTCTCAAGCCGTCCCGGCTGACCCTGACGGTCGGGTTCGGTCCCTCCCTGTTCAAGAAGTTCGACCTGGCCGACCGGAGGCCGGACGCGCTCGTCGACCTGCCCACGTTCGCCGGGGACGCCCTCGACCCGGCCCGCAGCAACGGCGACCTGTGCGTGCAGGCGTGCGCGGACGACCCGCAGGTCGCCGTGCACGCGATCCGCAACCTGGCCCGCATCGGCATGGGCAAGGTCGTCATCCGCTGGTCGCAGCTGGGCTTCGGCAAGACCTCCTCCACCACGCCCGACGCGCAGACCCCGCGCAACCTGATGGGCTTCAAGGACGGCACCCGCAACATCGCCGGCACGGAGACGGACCGGCTGAAGAAGTTCGTGTGGGTCGGCGACAAGGACGTCGACGCGAAGTCCGCCTGGATGGTGGGCGGTTCCTATCTCGTCGCCCGGCGCATCCGCATGCACATCGAGACCTGGGACCGCACCCCGCTCCAGGAGCAGGAGGACATCTTCGGCCGCGACAAGGGCGAGGGCGCTCCGGTGGGCAAGGCCAAGGAGCGCGACGAGCCGTTCCTGAAGGCGATGAAGCCCGACGCGCACGTGCGGCTCGCGCACCCCGACGCCAACCACGGGTCGACGATCCTGCGCCGCGGCTACTCCTTCACCGACGGCACCGACGGTCTGGGACGGCTGGAGGCGGGGCTGTTCTTCCTCGCCTACATGCGCGACGTGGGCAACGGGTTCGTCCGCATCCAGCGCAATCTGGCGACCGACGCGCTCAACGAATACATCCAGCATGTGGGTTCGGCCGTCTTCGCCGTCCCGCCAGGCGTCCGCGACAAGGACGACTGGTGGGGCCGGACGCTGTTCTCCGAGGAGGCGTAG
- the efeU gene encoding iron uptake transporter permease EfeU, translating to MFSNYLIGLREGLEASLVVCILIAYLVKTGRRDALKPVWTGIAIAVLLAMGFGCVLEFGSQELTFKAQEALGGSLSIVAVALVTWMVFWMRRTARHLKSELHGRLDAALAMGTGALVATAFLAVGREGLETALFVWTSVHAAGDGTPRPLIGAALGLATAVLLGWLFYRGALRINLAKFFTWTGGMLVVVAAGVLAYGVHDLQEADWIAGLTDRAFDVSGTIPPDSWYGTLLKGVFNFQPDPTVLQVTVWLLYLVPTLALFLAPVGFASGKGKVKSPDDQGTQPDDRGSQASRTPQA from the coding sequence GTGTTCTCCAACTACCTGATCGGACTGCGCGAGGGCCTGGAGGCCTCTCTCGTCGTCTGCATCCTCATCGCCTACCTGGTGAAGACCGGCCGCCGCGACGCGCTGAAGCCGGTGTGGACCGGCATCGCCATCGCGGTGCTCCTCGCGATGGGCTTCGGCTGCGTCCTCGAATTCGGTTCGCAGGAGCTGACGTTCAAGGCGCAGGAGGCGCTCGGCGGCTCCCTGTCGATCGTCGCGGTCGCGCTGGTGACGTGGATGGTGTTCTGGATGCGGCGCACCGCCCGGCACCTGAAGTCCGAGCTGCACGGCAGGCTGGACGCGGCCCTCGCGATGGGCACGGGCGCGCTGGTGGCCACCGCGTTCCTCGCGGTCGGTCGGGAGGGCCTGGAGACGGCCCTGTTCGTGTGGACGTCCGTCCACGCGGCCGGCGACGGCACCCCGCGCCCGCTGATCGGCGCGGCGCTCGGCCTGGCGACGGCCGTCCTGCTGGGCTGGCTGTTCTACCGCGGCGCGCTGCGGATCAACCTGGCGAAGTTCTTCACCTGGACGGGCGGCATGCTCGTCGTCGTGGCCGCGGGCGTGCTGGCGTACGGCGTCCACGACCTCCAGGAGGCCGACTGGATCGCGGGCCTGACGGACCGGGCGTTCGACGTCAGCGGCACGATCCCGCCGGACAGCTGGTACGGCACGCTGCTGAAGGGCGTGTTCAACTTCCAGCCCGACCCGACGGTTCTCCAGGTCACGGTGTGGCTGCTCTACCTGGTCCCGACGCTCGCGCTGTTCCTCGCCCCGGTAGGGTTCGCCTCCGGGAAGGGGAAGGTGAAGTCGCCTGATGACCAGGGAACGCAGCCTGACGACCGGGGTTCGCAAGCGTCGAGGACTCCGCAGGCGTGA
- a CDS encoding bifunctional DNA primase/polymerase, with translation MSAEFDGRTGLWGRLTEWLRASGPTEAADGGDREALLLAAAEAGLPLAPAAHPAPGYGCSCDRVGCPTPARHPVSFAWQTQSTTDRAQVERWARHQPQANFITATGTTHDVLDVPLEAGREALERLLGAGVAVGPVAESDDGRLLFFTLTRGTPEDEDEWWPCELDCHPETMDEHPGLRWHCRGSYVLVPPARLTGEDDRTVHWLRGPEHPLPDPLTLLETLTDACARHTGQGQDHSTGAWPLSR, from the coding sequence ATGAGCGCGGAGTTCGACGGCCGGACCGGACTGTGGGGAAGACTCACGGAGTGGCTGCGCGCGAGCGGCCCGACCGAGGCCGCCGACGGCGGCGACCGTGAGGCCCTGCTGCTGGCCGCCGCCGAAGCGGGCCTGCCGCTGGCGCCCGCCGCGCACCCGGCTCCGGGCTACGGCTGTTCCTGCGACCGGGTCGGCTGTCCGACCCCCGCCCGCCACCCGGTGTCCTTCGCCTGGCAGACGCAGTCCACGACCGACCGCGCCCAGGTCGAGCGCTGGGCCCGGCACCAGCCTCAGGCCAACTTCATCACCGCCACCGGCACCACGCACGACGTCCTCGACGTGCCCCTGGAAGCCGGCCGGGAGGCCCTGGAACGGCTGCTCGGCGCGGGCGTCGCGGTCGGCCCGGTGGCCGAGAGCGACGACGGACGCCTGCTCTTCTTCACCCTCACCCGCGGCACCCCCGAGGACGAGGACGAGTGGTGGCCCTGCGAGCTGGACTGCCACCCCGAGACCATGGACGAGCACCCCGGCCTGCGCTGGCACTGCCGCGGCTCCTACGTCCTCGTGCCGCCCGCCCGCCTCACCGGTGAGGACGACCGGACCGTGCACTGGCTGCGCGGACCCGAGCACCCCCTGCCCGACCCGCTGACCCTCCTGGAGACCCTCACCGACGCCTGCGCCCGCCACACCGGGCAGGGCCAGGACCACTCGACGGGCGCCTGGCCGCTGAGCCGGTGA
- a CDS encoding TetR/AcrR family transcriptional regulator, producing the protein MVTQPGKPAPDTSRRSERSRRAIYDAALALVAEVGYPRTTIEGIAARAGVGKQTIYRWWGSKADVLLEAFLDLGDQAAREAGPAGGEPYAIPDTGDLAADLKAVLRATVDQLKDPRFEAPSRALAAEGVVNEQVGREFTARLLEPSIQLYVDRLRSAQRAGQVRADLDPRIALEFFISPLAQRWLQYTGPITYEYTDALVDYALHGLAPR; encoded by the coding sequence ATGGTCACCCAGCCCGGCAAGCCGGCCCCCGACACCAGCCGTCGCAGCGAGCGGTCCCGGCGCGCCATCTACGACGCGGCCCTCGCGCTGGTGGCGGAGGTCGGCTACCCGAGGACCACGATCGAGGGCATCGCCGCCCGCGCGGGCGTCGGCAAGCAGACCATCTACCGCTGGTGGGGGTCGAAGGCCGACGTCCTGCTGGAGGCGTTCCTGGACCTCGGCGACCAGGCCGCCCGCGAGGCCGGCCCGGCCGGGGGCGAGCCCTACGCCATCCCCGACACCGGTGACCTCGCCGCCGACCTCAAGGCCGTCCTGCGGGCCACCGTCGACCAGCTGAAGGACCCCCGCTTCGAGGCGCCCTCGCGGGCGCTGGCCGCCGAGGGCGTGGTGAACGAGCAGGTGGGCCGCGAGTTCACGGCGCGGCTGCTGGAGCCGTCCATCCAGCTGTACGTCGACCGGCTGCGCTCGGCCCAGCGGGCCGGCCAGGTCCGCGCCGACCTCGACCCGCGCATCGCCCTGGAGTTCTTCATCTCCCCGCTCGCCCAGCGCTGGCTCCAGTACACGGGACCCATCACCTACGAGTACACCGACGCCCTGGTCGACTACGCGCTCCACGGCCTCGCCCCCCGCTGA
- a CDS encoding Gfo/Idh/MocA family protein: protein MTTDTVRWGILATGGIAGAFTADLIDLPDAEVVAVASRSEASAKAFADRFGIPRAYGDWAALAADEDIDVVYVATPHAAHRTAAGLCLEAGRNVLCEKAFTLNAGEAEELVALARSNGRFLMEAMWMYCNPVIRRLKALVDDGAIGEVRTVQADFGLEGPFPPSHRLRDPAQGGGALLDLGVYPVSFAHLLLGEPSGIAAQAVMSAEGVDLQTALALSWDSGALATLHCSISGGTGTTASVTGSSGRIDIPSGFFHPDRLVLHRAGRDPQEFAADPADGPRTTFRHEAREVMRALRAGETESPLIPLDGSLAVMRTLDAVRERIGVRYPQEAS, encoded by the coding sequence ATGACGACGGACACGGTGCGGTGGGGGATCCTGGCGACGGGCGGCATAGCCGGCGCGTTCACGGCGGACCTGATCGACCTGCCCGACGCCGAGGTCGTCGCGGTCGCCTCGCGCAGCGAGGCCTCCGCCAAGGCGTTCGCCGACCGCTTCGGCATTCCGCGGGCCTACGGCGACTGGGCCGCCCTCGCGGCCGACGAGGACATCGATGTCGTCTACGTGGCCACCCCGCACGCCGCGCACCGCACCGCGGCCGGCCTGTGCCTGGAGGCCGGGCGCAACGTGCTGTGCGAGAAGGCGTTCACGCTGAACGCGGGCGAGGCCGAGGAGCTCGTCGCGCTGGCCCGGAGCAACGGCCGCTTCCTCATGGAGGCCATGTGGATGTACTGCAACCCGGTCATCCGCCGCCTCAAGGCCCTCGTCGACGACGGCGCGATCGGCGAGGTCCGCACGGTGCAGGCCGACTTCGGCCTCGAGGGGCCCTTCCCGCCCTCGCACCGGCTGCGCGACCCCGCGCAGGGCGGCGGCGCCCTCCTCGACCTCGGCGTCTACCCGGTCTCCTTCGCCCACCTGCTGCTCGGCGAGCCCTCGGGCATCGCCGCCCAGGCCGTGATGTCCGCCGAGGGCGTCGACCTGCAGACGGCGCTGGCGCTGTCCTGGGACTCCGGTGCGCTCGCCACGCTGCACTGCTCGATCTCCGGCGGGACCGGCACGACCGCCTCCGTCACCGGTTCGAGCGGCCGCATCGACATCCCGTCCGGCTTCTTCCACCCCGACCGGCTGGTGCTGCACCGGGCCGGCCGGGACCCGCAGGAGTTCGCCGCCGACCCGGCCGACGGCCCCCGTACGACGTTCCGGCACGAGGCCCGCGAGGTCATGCGCGCGCTGCGGGCCGGTGAGACCGAGTCGCCGCTGATCCCCCTCGACGGAAGCCTCGCCGTGATGCGGACGCTGGACGCGGTCCGCGAACGCATCGGCGTCCGCTACCCGCAGGAAGCCTCCTGA